In Trifolium pratense cultivar HEN17-A07 linkage group LG7, ARS_RC_1.1, whole genome shotgun sequence, a genomic segment contains:
- the LOC123896617 gene encoding E3 ubiquitin-protein ligase MBR1-like, which produces MASSGTFHINFIFIEENLPIKTIDKVSINVTNETLLVPSNILCKCDGRTILKKGNNNPLYGYFSSLPIFHPILKEILPHIGECARQMSSYDSWEMDVMLFVGDVTTWNIKDHSYMNQENHQHACFASKLIVDSLEKVEIDQDSRYSIKQCTFCLEEFSSGSKIQFVKTKCLHIFHKDCILQWLKKCITQRSFFWCPLCRNCQIV; this is translated from the coding sequence ATGGCATCTAGTGGCACCTTccacattaattttattttcatcgaAGAAAATTTGCCCATAAAAACCATTGATAAAGTCTCAATCAATGTGACCAATGAAACATTGTTGGTTCCTAGCAACATTTTATGCAAGTGTGATGGAAGAACAATCTTAAAAAAGGGAAACAATAACCCTTTATATGGCTACTTTTCATCCTTGCCTATTTTTCATCCAATATTGAAAGAAATTTTGCCTCATATTGGTGAATGTGCTAGGCAAATGTCTTCGTATGATTCTTGGGAGATGGATGTTATGCTTTTTGTTGGTGATGTTACTACATGGAATATTAAAGATCATAGTTATATGAATCAAGAAAATCACCAACATGCATGTTTTGCATCTAAACTTATTGTGGATTCATTGGAGAAAGTTGAAATAGATCAAGATTCTCGTTATTCTATAAAACAATGCACATTTTGTTTGGAAGAGTTCTCTAGTGGTTCGAAGATTCAATTTGTTAAGACGAAGTGCTTGCATATTTTTCACAAAGATTGCATTTTGCAGTGGCTCAAAAAATGCATTACTCAAAGATCATTCTTCTGGTGTCCATTGTGCCGGAATTGTCAAATAGTATGA